The Lactuca sativa cultivar Salinas chromosome 2, Lsat_Salinas_v11, whole genome shotgun sequence genome includes the window AATTTTGATAAGTGGTACCGGTTCTAATCATATATTCAAACACTTCAATGTAATATTATGAGAATATGAGTGTCCAAGATTTTTTGTTAGGATGTTCATTTTGTTTGAACTattttttttcatcattttaaaccATTTAATTTAATATGATATGGTTTTTTTTAAAACACATGATTTAGTTGTTAAATTAAATTATTACATAAGCTTTTTCAAATATTAGACCAAGTAATAATCATCCCAATAAAtacaattattttgaaattttttactaattctctttttcttttttgcaAAGGGATGCCCAAAATTAGGGTGATATATATGTGATGTAAATGAAATATCACATATTAGGGTGGGGTAGGGATCCGACATTGTATGGTGCTTCAATAGAAACCGGTGGGACCTTGACTGTTAGTGTATTACTTGTGCTATACTCTGTAGTACGTTAGGCAATGCTCTTAGTACCTAGATTATGACTGTTGACTGCATTACTTCCATTCATCCAAATCCATGGTATTTGCAGGTCAACAGCAATAATTGAGGCTTGTTCATACTTCAATATATTGGCCTTCTTCTTCACAATTCCAACCAGTTGTACACATACGCACTTTACAAAGCAGCAAAAACAGCAAGCATTAGCACAGGCGCATATAGTAGAAGAGGTATGTTTTTGTTGAAAGTTTTTCTCTTTGTTTATGAATAATTTTTCTTAGTTGTTTTTAGTTTTCAATCTATCGATCCTTGACGAAATTATCTGAAAAAAATGTTTTGCTTTGTTACTTGTTGTGGATTGTTCGTGTATGCTCCACATATAAAATCAAGTCAATGTTTAAATGAATGACAATGCCTCCTCATTTTCCCTCTTTTGATTATTGAACAATGTTTTGGAGGAATGGTTTTCTTAGGACAGATGCTTCCACGTAGAGATCAGTTCTAGCCCTAATAAACCCCCTAACTGTATCACTGTAGGACTCTGTTTACAACTAATAAACCCCTAATTAAAAGGCACGGTATTTTGTTCCTCATCTCTCACAATTTTACACGATGATGAAGATGTTGAAATTAACAATCTATTCCCACTTTCAATCATTTCAAAGAAAACCAAGGTTAAGTTGACAAGGGAAGACAAACAGCAAAATTAACTATGAATTTACATACACATTAATTTACCAACTATCAATTCTATTCTAGCCAAACTTATTATGTGTCCTGAATCCTGAAGGAAACtttttataacactaattatctATGGATTGTATATGATAATTGAAAAAAGATAGCTAAGCAAGTTAATAAGTAAtaagttttaacaatttcattgcCTTTTTTATCTGTTACAGGTCTCTGTAAAAGCTAGAATATTGAAAGATGGAGCTTGTATCTGCAATCATTAGTCCTATTGTTGAATCTTTAATTGCTCCTGTCAAGAAACAACTGGGATATCTCTTTTCATCCACGAATCATGTTAGGAACATGAATACTAAAATAAAGCTACTGGATGATACAAGCCGTGATGTCAAAAAACACATGGAAACAAACAATAGAAGTAATCTGGAGATACCTACTCATGTAACGGGGTGGTTGGAAGAAGTTGAAAAGACTAAAGAAAAAGCTCAAAGCATTCCAAGTATTGGGAGCGGATGTTGTAACTTGAAAATGAGGTATCTAGTTGGAAAGAAGGCATTCAAGACTACGGAGGAGATGGAAAGTCTTATTGATGAAAATAGTAAGATAATTTGGACAAATGCTCAAAGACCTCTTGGGAAAGTGAACTCAGAAATCGCATCCAGTtctgcaccttcggatggtgatgCCCAAAATCACTTCAAATCAAGAGAGAAGTCTTTTAAGAACGCCTTGGAGTCCCTCCAACAAGATCACAAGAGCAAAGTGATAGCCCTATGTGGAATGGGTGGTGTGGGGAAAACCACCATGATGGAGCAACTGAAAAAGGCTGCAGAAGATAAGAAAATGTTTGATTATGTTGTGAAGGTGGTTATTGGGCAACAAATTAACATGCTTTCTATTCAGCAAGATGTGGCAGTGTATATGATGGGCCAGTCCCTCATTGAACTGAGTAAAGAAGCTAGAGCAGATCGTCTTCGTATAACATTTGGAAACCTTCTAGAAGGTAGAAGAAAGGTTTTACTAATACTAGATGATGTATGGGAAACGATTGACCTCAAAGATATTGGATTGAGTCCTTTGCCCAACGGCTTCAAGTTGTTGCTGACATCACGAAATGAAAATATTTGCAAACAAATTGCAGTAGAAGCCAATTCGGAGTCAACACTAGTTCGAGTGGATGTGATGGAAGAGCCTGAAGCATGTAGTTTCTTTTGGCAAATTATAGGTGTTTCAAAACAATATGATAAGGATCTCAAACAAATAGGAAGTGAGATCGTGAGAAGATGTGGTTTTTTGCCCCTTGCCATTAAACTCATCGCCAAAACCCTTCAATTTCAAGAAGTTTTTGTATGGAGAGATACTTTTCaacggttgaagaagaagaatcttgatGAGAATGTGCAAGAAGTTATTAAGATAAGCTATGATTATATAAAAACAGAGGAGGAAAAGGTGATTTTTCTTCTGTGTGGCTTGTTTCCTGATGACTTTAATATCCCAATTGAGGAACTCACAAGATATGCATGGGGCCTACAGTTATTAAGTGAAGTATCCACTTTGGGAGAGGCTAGAGACAGGACAAAAATGTGTGTGCAGAATCTTAGAAATGCAAATTTGTTGATGGATAGCGATTGCATTGGGTGTGTCAAAATGCATGATCTTGTGCTTGCTTTTGTCATAAATACAGTTTCTAAAGGTCATCATCCATGGATAATCAACCATGGTGATATTTCAAAGTGGAGTAGAGCTGAAGTGAGAGAGTCTTGCAAAAGACTTTCTATTACTTGCACAGGAATGTCTGAGTTTCCTGGTGACTCTAAGTACCCAAACCTATCACTTTTGAGACTTATGGATGGAGATAAGTCACTTAAGTTTCCTGaaggtttttatgaaaaaatggaaAATCTTGAAGTTGTAGCATATGAAAAAATGCAGTATCCGTTGCTTCCCAGATCACTTGAATGCTCCACCAAGCTCCAAACACTCATTCTCCATCAATGCCTATTGATGTTTGATTTCTCTGTTATTGGTGAACTCATGAATCTGGAAGTGCTCAGTTTTGCTCATTGTGGCATCAGAAAGTTACCATCCACAATTGGAAATTTGAAGAAGCTAAAGCTATTGGATTTGACGGGGTGTGTAAATCTTCGTATTGATGATGGTGTATTGTTAAATTTGGTCAAGCTTGAAGAGCTTTATATGAGAGTTGATGATAGAAAGGCAATTAGGTTCACAGACAGCAATCGTGTTGAATTAGCAGAGCTTTCAAATCATCTTTCTGCATTAGAAGTTGAGTTCTTTGACAACAATGGTACGCCCAAGAATATGCTGTTTACTGAACTTAAAAGGTTTAGAATCTCTATGGGATGTGGTTTAGGAGACAATACTCACAAAAATATGCACTCATTTGAAAACACATTGAGGTTGGTCACTAACAAAGATGAGCTGTTGGAATCTACAATGAATGAGTTGTTTGAGAAAACCGAGGTGCTTTATTTGGAGGTGGATGGTATGAACGATCTTGAAGAAGTTTTAATGGAATCAGTTCATCTCCCTCAGCAAGCGTTTAATAATCTAAGAGTCCTTGATGTGTTCAAGTGTGAAAACTTGAGGTACCTCTTCACAGTCCCTATTGCAAATGGTTTGGTGAAGCTTGAGCGCCTCACAGTTTCAGAGTGCTCTGTTCTTGAAGTACTTGCACATGGTGAAAATGGTGGAGCTGAGAAAATTAAGTTTCAGGGGCTAAAGTTTCTAGGATTGGATAGGCTACCAAAGCTGATAGGTCTTTGCAACACTGCTAATGTAATTGAGCTACCACAGCTGGTGGAGTTGGAACTTGATGGCCTTCCTAACTTCAATAGCATTTATCCAAAGAAAACATCTGCAACATCTTCTATGTCCAGTAATGACTCTGCAATTCAACCATTATTTAACAAACAGGTACCTCTATATTAGGATTTATGTTGACAGTTTCATAGATTGACTTATAATCAACAAGTCTTAATTGTTGTGCAGGTGCTGATTCCTAAGTTGGAGAAATTGAGGATTTGGAGGATGGATAAGCTGAAAGAGATATGGCCTTATCAAGTTATAAGTAGCAAAGACGTTGATGCCTGCGTGTTGAGAAAGATTGAAGTGAGGGGATGTGATAATCTTGTGAATCTGTTTCCAACCAATCCCATGTCTTTGCTGGGTTGTCTGGAAGTGCTTGATGTTTCTAATTGTGGAAACATTGAAGTGTTATTTAACATCGACATGAGTTGTGTTGGTGAAATTGAAGAACACAGTAGCAACTTGAGACAAATTGAAGTATCTAATTTGGAGAAGCTAAGAGAGTTGTGGAGGATGAAAGGTGAAAGTAGCTCTGATATCCTCATCCGTACCTTTCAAGCTGTTGAAAGTATAGAAATAGAAGAGTGCAAGAGGTTTGTAAACGTATTCACACCGACCGTCACCAATTCTGATGTGAAAACAGTTATGAATGTGAGTATAGATGGAAGGAGACCTTCTGAAGAAACCAGGAGCAACAttgaattggttcagaacagcCAGGAGGTATGTGATGTCATTGAGCTTTCAATTTCTCTTTTGATGTTAACAACTTATGTATATGTGTCTCTATACATACATACACGTATATAACATATCACACTACAACAAATCAATCAATTCTACACAATTCTTTCGATGTGTTCTGCTAGATTCTCACTCTTGAATTTCAATCACACAAGGATGGAAAGGAGAAATACAAGAAATTATAGATCTCACACTGGAAATTGATGATCTAATGATCAATTTTACATACATGTGATAGAAATCTGGCGGTTTGAGTTGCCAAGATCTCCCAAAGCGACTAATCTCTAAAATAATTGATAAGATGTCTCTCCTAACTGATCTCTTACAATATAAAGGCATAACTGAAATAGTTAATTTACTTATTTACCCGTGCTGCCCACAATTGCTTACTCATGGTTTAAATCCTTTCTTGCCTCTTTGTGAATAAGTAAGAATTGGTTTATTTCCCTTCTTGCCCCTCCTTGAATATGTGAACATGAGTTATATTTATTTGTAATTATATTTGTTGTTGAGATATGTGCAGATTAATGTAATATCCAAGGAAGAGATCATTTCAGAGGTGGATGGTAATATTCCTGACGTTGAATCCTCAATTCATCCCAAACCTTTTAACGTTAATCACCTTCAAGTACTTGGCTGTAAGGATGTTGAAGTGGTGTTTGAGATAGAGAGTTCCAGTAACAGCAACAGCACCACAGATTTCACAACAAGTCTGCATAAATATAATCATCAACCACCACCACTACTACTTCCCCACCTCAAGTctttatatttaataaatatGGAGAGGATGAGTGATGTGTGGAAGTGCAATTGGAAGAAACTTGTAATTCATCAAAACCAATCACAATCCTACTCATTCCACAACCTCACAATCATACACATGGAAAAGTGTCATACCATAAAGTACTTATTTTCACCTGTCATGGGCAAACTTCTTCCCAACTTAAAGGATGTCTGGATACATGAGTGTGATGGTATTGAAGAAGTTGTTTCAAATAGAGATATTAATGATGAAAATGAAGAAATAATATCTTCTACTCACACAAACACCATCTCCTCCTTCCCTCTTCTTGATTCTCTCTACCTTTTTAATCTGCCAAGCCTAAAGAGTATCGATGGCGGTACTACAATCACAACTACTTCCATCCATGATCAGTTCCAggtatatttgatttcttttaagCGAATCCTTTACATATTtcagttatttgttttatttaaatatatatttatttttaatattctaTTTTCCATTAGCTGCTTTATATAACTCCCTAAGCTAATTCTTCTGAAGCTGGAAAGACAAAAATAAATAACTACATGCATAGTATTTAATAGTTTTTTCATTTGCGTAGGTCATTAAGTTGATTTAGGATAAGACCGGATTGTCAGGGAgagaaaaaaattgattgatGGATGTATATAAGTCatatgaaaaatagaaaaaaaatgattttattgaTGCTTTTTTttgttctgttttttttttttttttttttttttttttgttttgttttgttttgtttcctAGCATGCTAGTTTGGCTTAGTAAAATTCGGTTTGTTGTTTAAGAGAAATATCTTTTTTGCTGACATTGAACAAAACAATATGAAACTTTATGTAGCTGTATCTAATGTGCCAActgaaaatatataaatacaatatGTGACAATAGGCTCCTGTTTACAATTTCTTTTGTACCAGAAAAGTGTGCTATTCAAAATATTAACTTTAAGACATTGAACTATTATAGAGTCAAATGTCAATGTTGTCAATTTTGGAAATATCTCTAGATCTTAATTTATCAAGTATAATTAGCCAACTTTTTACTGAAAAGGACTCCCTTGAAAAAAATCTTTGTTCTAAAAATGCTTTCGATCTATTTAGCATATTAGAATTAAgatagattttataaaaatacaattaatgaaaatttatagatgtataataaattaacatgaaGAAGATGATGCATGTATAATAATTTAACCGTTCATGTTagtaaaattatttaaaacatgaagAAGATGATGCATGTAATCAATGCAGGTATGGAAATATAAGCATATTGATTGCAAACTCATTtcctaataataaataaatttagaAGTACAATTATGTTTTCATTTTCTCACATTGAGGGGGTAATGGGTTATATAGTCCAATGATATTTGTTTTCTCTTCATAAATCATGGCACTATAATAATTTTGAATGGGGCCATATACAGAAAACCATTatattttagtcatttttttctgttcaacatattttcatttactttcttattatagcatcatactttcatttcttccagttatagcatcatactttgaaAAATATACCCAATTACACATGGCTACAATGGCTTGATAAGAAAagttg containing:
- the LOC111914802 gene encoding uncharacterized protein LOC111914802 isoform X1; translation: MELVSAIISPIVESLIAPVKKQLGYLFSSTNHVRNMNTKIKLLDDTSRDVKKHMETNNRSNLEIPTHVTGWLEEVEKTKEKAQSIPSIGSGCCNLKMRYLVGKKAFKTTEEMESLIDENSKIIWTNAQRPLGKVNSEIASSSAPSDGDAQNHFKSREKSFKNALESLQQDHKSKVIALCGMGGVGKTTMMEQLKKAAEDKKMFDYVVKVVIGQQINMLSIQQDVAVYMMGQSLIELSKEARADRLRITFGNLLEGRRKVLLILDDVWETIDLKDIGLSPLPNGFKLLLTSRNENICKQIAVEANSESTLVRVDVMEEPEACSFFWQIIGVSKQYDKDLKQIGSEIVRRCGFLPLAIKLIAKTLQFQEVFVWRDTFQRLKKKNLDENVQEVIKISYDYIKTEEEKVIFLLCGLFPDDFNIPIEELTRYAWGLQLLSEVSTLGEARDRTKMCVQNLRNANLLMDSDCIGCVKMHDLVLAFVINTVSKGHHPWIINHGDISKWSRAEVRESCKRLSITCTGMSEFPGDSKYPNLSLLRLMDGDKSLKFPEGFYEKMENLEVVAYEKMQYPLLPRSLECSTKLQTLILHQCLLMFDFSVIGELMNLEVLSFAHCGIRKLPSTIGNLKKLKLLDLTGCVNLRIDDGVLLNLVKLEELYMRVDDRKAIRFTDSNRVELAELSNHLSALEVEFFDNNGTPKNMLFTELKRFRISMGCGLGDNTHKNMHSFENTLRLVTNKDELLESTMNELFEKTEVLYLEVDGMNDLEEVLMESVHLPQQAFNNLRVLDVFKCENLRYLFTVPIANGLVKLERLTVSECSVLEVLAHGENGGAEKIKFQGLKFLGLDRLPKLIGLCNTANVIELPQLVELELDGLPNFNSIYPKKTSATSSMSSNDSAIQPLFNKQVLIPKLEKLRIWRMDKLKEIWPYQVISSKDVDACVLRKIEVRGCDNLVNLFPTNPMSLLGCLEVLDVSNCGNIEVLFNIDMSCVGEIEEHSSNLRQIEVSNLEKLRELWRMKGESSSDILIRTFQAVESIEIEECKRFVNVFTPTVTNSDVKTVMNVSIDGRRPSEETRSNIELVQNSQEINVISKEEIISEVDGNIPDVESSIHPKPFNVNHLQVLGCKDVEVVFEIESSSNSNSTTDFTTSLHKYNHQPPPLLLPHLKSLYLINMERMSDVWKCNWKKLVIHQNQSQSYSFHNLTIIHMEKCHTIKYLFSPVMGKLLPNLKDVWIHECDGIEEVVSNRDINDENEEIISSTHTNTISSFPLLDSLYLFNLPSLKSIDGGTTITTTSIHDQFQCSQVGVASWFLCQYSKHIHIWNCPALSRVFPSNVVGQLNKLEVLSISDCKSMVEIFESKEINKDGVDSTTNVGDGSDDTCTAITIPRSANMTLLQLSNLTILRIYDCEVLEYIFTSSTLESLKQLKELMVVKCKAMKVIVKEDGDLPELKGFFRRLKSLTLVDLPDLKGFFLGKNEFRWKALEKVKIYGCPQMMNFTSGHSMTPKLNYIHTAYGKHSLECGLNFHLTNATQEQTQLPMCSIPDMIMLVQFPWSFSNLVEVDAQGSDKLLKSHIIFPCKELLNLKNLEKLSIITSKYGESKIEEVFEVAEGTNEDVDIETQSVVVFEKLKEVTLGRLNNLKHMWKSNRWIVLNFPNLTKVSIESCKLLGHVFSSCMVGSLLQLQELQISNCESMDVIVKQVEDSKTRPTTKVVFPCLKSITLEMLPNLKGFCLGKEAFEWPILDTLEIKDCPKITVFTNGQSTTPKLKLIDTTFGLCHATEDPNSFIKTKQEEGWEF
- the LOC111914802 gene encoding uncharacterized protein LOC111914802 isoform X2; protein product: MELVSAIISPIVESLIAPVKKQLGYLFSSTNHVRNMNTKIKLLDDTSRDVKKHMETNNRSNLEIPTHVTGWLEEVEKTKEKAQSIPSIGSGCCNLKMRYLVGKKAFKTTEEMESLIDENSKIIWTNAQRPLGKVNSEIASSSAPSDGDAQNHFKSREKSFKNALESLQQDHKSKVIALCGMGGVGKTTMMEQLKKAAEDKKMFDYVVKVVIGQQINMLSIQQDVAVYMMGQSLIELSKEARADRLRITFGNLLEGRRKVLLILDDVWETIDLKDIGLSPLPNGFKLLLTSRNENICKQIAVEANSESTLVRVDVMEEPEACSFFWQIIGVSKQYDKDLKQIGSEIVRRCGFLPLAIKLIAKTLQFQEVFVWRDTFQRLKKKNLDENVQEVIKISYDYIKTEEEKVIFLLCGLFPDDFNIPIEELTRYAWGLQLLSEVSTLGEARDRTKMCVQNLRNANLLMDSDCIGCVKMHDLVLAFVINTVSKGHHPWIINHGDISKWSRAEVRESCKRLSITCTGMSEFPGDSKYPNLSLLRLMDGDKSLKFPEGFYEKMENLEVVAYEKMQYPLLPRSLECSTKLQTLILHQCLLMFDFSVIGELMNLEVLSFAHCGIRKLPSTIGNLKKLKLLDLTGCVNLRIDDGVLLNLVKLEELYMRVDDRKAIRFTDSNRVELAELSNHLSALEVEFFDNNGTPKNMLFTELKRFRISMGCGLGDNTHKNMHSFENTLRLVTNKDELLESTMNELFEKTEVLYLEVDGMNDLEEVLMESVHLPQQAFNNLRVLDVFKCENLRYLFTVPIANGLVKLERLTVSECSVLEVLAHGENGGAEKIKFQGLKFLGLDRLPKLIGLCNTANVIELPQLVELELDGLPNFNSIYPKKTSATSSMSSNDSAIQPLFNKQVLIPKLEKLRIWRMDKLKEIWPYQVISSKDVDACVLRKIEVRGCDNLVNLFPTNPMSLLGCLEVLDVSNCGNIEVLFNIDMSCVGEIEEHSSNLRQIEVSNLEKLRELWRMKGESSSDILIRTFQAVESIEIEECKRFVNVFTPTVTNSDVKTVMNVSIDGRRPSEETRSNIELVQNSQEINVISKEEIISEVDGNIPDVESSIHPKPFNVNHLQVLGCKDVEVVFEIESSSNSNSTTDFTTSLHKYNHQPPPLLLPHLKSLYLINMERMSDVWKCNWKKLVIHQNQSQSYSFHNLTIIHMEKCHTIKYLFSPVMGKLLPNLKDVWIHECDGIEEVVSNRDINDENEEIISSTHTNTISSFPLLDSLYLFNLPSLKSIDGGTTITTTSIHDQFQCSQVGVASWFLCQYSKHIHIWNCPALSRVFPSNVVGQLNKLEVLSISDCKSMVEIFESKEINKDGVDSTTNVGDGSDDTCTAITIPRSANMTLLQLSNLTILRIYDCEVLEYIFTSSTLESLKQLKELMVVKCKAMKVIVKEDGDLPELKGFFRRLKSLTLVDLPDLKGFFLGKNEFRWKALEKVKIYGCPQMMNFTSGHSMTPKLNYIHTAYGKHSLECGLNFHLTNATQETQLPMCSIPDMIMLVQFPWSFSNLVEVDAQGSDKLLKSHIIFPCKELLNLKNLEKLSIITSKYGESKIEEVFEVAEGTNEDVDIETQSVVVFEKLKEVTLGRLNNLKHMWKSNRWIVLNFPNLTKVSIESCKLLGHVFSSCMVGSLLQLQELQISNCESMDVIVKQVEDSKTRPTTKVVFPCLKSITLEMLPNLKGFCLGKEAFEWPILDTLEIKDCPKITVFTNGQSTTPKLKLIDTTFGLCHATEDPNSFIKTKQEEGWEF